Proteins from one Fragaria vesca subsp. vesca linkage group LG6, FraVesHawaii_1.0, whole genome shotgun sequence genomic window:
- the LOC101298441 gene encoding probable calcium-binding protein CML36-like, producing the protein MKLMKINSLSPKRLFRSKKDRSAVSRSDPPSFGSGTASSSSSDSLHKPGGPAATPTSVLPGDWSEFSSVDMAQAFRLIDRDNDGVVSRTELEALLKRLLGAEPPTQEEVAMMLSEVDGDGDGCIPLEALLHRFGPGCEPAADSELREAFEVFDTDHDGKISAEELLSVFTAIGDERCTLEECRRMIAEVDKNGDGFVCFQDFARMMDLQR; encoded by the coding sequence ATGAAGCTTATGAAAATCAACAGCCTCAGTCCCAAGCGCCTCTTCCGCTCCAAGAAGGACCGCTCCGCCGTCTCCCGCTCCGACCCTCCCTCCTTCGGCTCCGGAACCGCGTCCTCTTCCTCCTCCGATTCCCTCCACAAGCCTGGTGGTCCTGCCGCCACTCCGACCAGCGTCCTGCCGGGGGACTGGTCGGAGTTCTCTTCTGTCGACATGGCGCAGGCCTTTAGGCTGATCGACAGAGACAACGACGGAGTGGTCTCGAGAACAGAGCTGGAGGCTCTGCTGAAGCGGCTGCTGGGGGCGGAGCCGCCGACCCAGGAGGAGGTGGCGATGATGCTGAGCGAGGTCGACGGCGACGGCGACGGCTGCATACCCCTGGAGGCTCTTTTACACCGGTTCGGACCGGGTTGCGAGCCGGCGGCCGACTCGGAGCTGCGGGAGGCGTTTGAGGTGTTCGACACGGATCACGACGGGAAGATATCCGCGGAGGAGCTGTTGAGCGTGTTCACGGCGATAGGGGACGAACGGTGCACGTTAGAGGAGTGCCGGCGCATGATTGCGGAGGTCGATAAGAACGGGGACGGCTTCGTCTGCTTTCAGGACTTTGCTCGTATGATGGACCTGCAGCGATGA
- the LOC101298146 gene encoding uncharacterized protein LOC101298146, protein MDGLVLELGKLFLVAGLKYQILDKTAALFVANNQGRVLDDMLILGSASMLLNLRRRFHPNRSLCNLLSTSTLPSDSTPQEPLSDSQLKSLVLSHYTPRGKFTNLLQNVVALPAVLLTACQNLTATTPQPLHNGLLHSVSKRFSLHEMGRQLRENRFDVGASSVSMGDGGESLLVLPTLKLKVLIEAIRIVLGVVYDERFVTFSYGGRVNLGRHTAIRYLKNSVENPTWWFSVGFSRGVFEKRHVSKLCLFMEEKIEDEVLIGIIKTLFECGVVRIELGSFCFGRGFPQESGLSSVLMNIYFNGFDKEIQEMRLRKNQEHPKFESDELVSKDGVFYKPVKIYAVRYLDEILVMTSGSKMLTMDLKNWVVNYLEGSLELMVDKVKTSIHSAVSEKIDFMGMELRAVPPSVSHPPMSEKAIRARKKYLRQKEVRAIELKNARERNRKKLGMKIMGHVFKKLKTGDRLKSEYQIENEVREIFSTWADEVVKEFLGSLDERWEWYRKLSAGTFLSLRHIRKQLSEELVDSYDKFQEQVDKHLNPVRDRKAREEEERRVTEEAEQKYAKRTVEDLTKVCIKADAPIEVLRKMVKLIGFTNSMGRPRPITLLTALEDADIIKWYAGVGRRWLDFYCCCHNFKMVKTIVTYHLRFSCILTLAEKHESTKREAMQHYTKDLKVFDINGNEEVFFPTEREVKMMGDKNLSDPKPVDGAFSLALIRLASDEPPYSCVAHFCDRTDTIVYRVRLLQSRLNVTPLDENKWVPGMGAINGSLHLKCFPLCPDHIHDLYMGRITFQDIDSTSFVFVDVD, encoded by the coding sequence ATGGATGGCTTGGTACTGGAATTGGGCAAACTATTTCTAGTTGCAGGATTAAAATATCAAATATTAGACAAGACTGCTGCTTTATTTGTAGCAAATAACCAAGGAAGGGTTTTGGATGACATGCTCATATTGGGATCGGCTTCGATGCTCTTAAACCTCAGAAGAAGATTTCACCCAAACCGCTCACTCTGCAACCTCCTCTCAACTAGCACACTTCCCTCCGACTCTACACCACAGGAGCCTCTTTCAGACTCCCAACTCAAATCCTTAGTCCTCAGCCACTACACTCCTCGCGGCAAATTCACCAACCTGCTCCAAAACGTCGTCGCTTTGCCCGCCGTTCTCCTCACCGCCTGCCAAAACCTCACCGCCACAACCCCTCAACCCCTTCACAATGGCCTTCTCCACTCCGTCTCCAAGCGCTTCTCTCTTCACGAAATGGGTCGCCAGCTCCGCGAGAATCGCTTCGATGTGGGAGCTTCTAGCGTCTCAATGGGCGACGGAGGTGAGTCTTTGTTGGTCTTACCCACTTTGAAACTCAAAGTTTTGATTGAAGCTATTAGGATTGTACTGGGCGTTGTTTATGATGAACGCTTTGTCACGTTTTCTTATGGCGGTCGTGTTAATCTGGGGCGGCACACGGCCATTAGGTACCTTAAGAACTCTGTTGAAAATCCCACCTGGTGGTTTAGTGTTGGCTTTAGTCGGGGAGTGTTCGAAAAACGACATGTGAGTAAGCTATGCTTGTTTATGGAAGAGAAGATAGAGGATGAGGTTTTGATTGGTATCATTAAGACATTGTTTGAATGTGGCGTTGTGAGAATTGAATTGGGTAGTTTTTGCTTTGGAAGAGGGTTTCCTCAGGAGAGTGGGTTGAGTTCAGTTTTGATGAACATTTACTTTAATGGTTTCGATAAAGAGATTCAGGAGATGCGTCTGAGGAAGAATCAGGAGCATCCCAAGTTCGAGTCGGATGAGCTTGTTTCCAAGGATGGTGTTTTCTACAAGCCTGTGAAGATATATGCGGTTAGGTACTTGGATGAGATATTAGTGATGACGTCCGGGTCTAAAATGTTGACTATGGATTTGAAGAACTGGGTTGTCAACTACTTGGAAGGGAGTTTGGAATTGATGGTGGATAAGGTAAAGACATCTATTCACAGTGCAGTGTCTGAGAAGATTGATTTCATGGGCATGGAATTACGGGCAGTTCCACCTTCGGTGTCGCACCCCCCTATGTCTGAAAAAGCTATTAGAGCACGGAAAAAGTACCTTAGACAGAAGGAAGTCAGAGCTATAGAATTGAAAAATGCTAGGGAGAGGAATAGAAAGAAATTGGGAATGAAAATTATGGGCCATGTTTTTAAAAAGCTGAAGACTGGTGATAGATTGAAATCTGAGTATCAAATTGAGAATGAAGTCAGAGAAATATTCAGCACCTGGGCTGATGAAGTAGTGAAAGAGTTCCTTGGGTCCTTGGATGAGCGTTGGGAATGGTATCGAAAGTTATCAGCAGGTACTTTTCTGTCTCTAAGGCACATTAGAAAACAATTGTCTGAAGAGCTTGTAGATTCTTATGATAAGTTCCAAGAGCAAGTAGACAAGCATCTGAACCCAGTCAGAGATAGAAAGGCAAGGGAGGAAGAAGAAAGGAGGGTAACAGAAGAAGCAGAGCAGAAATATGCTAAGAGAACAGTTGAGGATTTGACAAAGGTCTGTATCAAAGCTGATGCGCCTATAGAAGTTTTGAGGAAGATGGTTAAGTTGATTGGGTTTACAAATTCTATGGGTCGTCCCAGGCCGATCACGTTACTAACTGCTCTTGAAGATGCTGACATCATCAAGTGGTATGCTGGTGTAGGGAGAAGATGGCTTGATTTTTACTGCTGCTGCCATAACTTTAAGATGGTGAAAACTATTGTAACTTATCATTTGAGGTTCTCTTGTATCCTGACTCTAGCTGAAAAGCATGAATCCACCAAACGTGAAGCCATGCAACATTATACTAAGGATTTAAAAGTCTTTGATATAAATGGAAATGAAGAAGTATTCTTTCCCACCGAAAGAGAGGTAAAGATGATGGGAGATAAAAATCTTTCTGATCCAAAACCTGTGGATGGGGCATTTTCTTTGGCTTTGATTAGATTAGCTTCTGATGAGCCTCCATATTCTTGTGTTGCTCATTTCTGTGACAGAACAGATACTATTGTTTATCGGGTACGATTATTGCAAAGTCGATTGAATGTAACCCCCTTGGATGAAAATAAATGGGTGCCGGGGATGGGCGCAATCAATGGGAGTCTCCATCTGAAATGTTTCCCTCTTTGTCCTGATCACATACATGATTTATACATGGGAAGAATCACGTTTCAAGATATTGATAGTACTTCCTTTGTGTTTGTGGATGTAGACTGA